AATCCTTCATTCACCAAAAATTCCATGTGCTTTATCCATTCATCTGGATTCCTGCCAGGAATAACTGTATTACTATTGCCATGGACCGTAACCTTCTTCCGAAGCCACTGCATCTGCTTTAGTTTCATGAACAGTACCAAATGGATGGTTAGGATGAGCATATATCGAGTAAAGTTTTAGCGGAACATTACCTGTATTGGTTACATTATGCCATGTGCCAGCAGTCAACAAGATTAACTTTTGTAAGTTAGTTCCATACATACCTGCTTTCCTAAAAAAGTGACAACCAAGGGATAGATGCCTTTACCATTTCATAAACACTTTGAATTCAAATTGATTAACTATCTTTAAAAAATATTGTATTTATTGGTCTTCTTATTAACAACCTGTCCAAACCAATCGATACTTTCATCATAGAATGAATACAAATGATTATAAGATATGGAGGAAACAAACCAGTGAGTGACACAGATTTTTCAAATGATTCTCCCAAGGGCCCAAAAGGAAGACTAATTACTGGCCATTCAAAGGAGTTTACTTCAGATACACTTGGCTTTCTTACCCGTTTAGCAAATGAATATGGAGAAGTTGCTAAAATTCGTTTTGGACCTTTCCAAAATGTTTACTTCATTTCAAATCCAGATTTAATTAAGCAGGTACTTGTAACAAAACAAAAATCCTTCTTGAAATCAAATGACTTCCAAGCTTTAAAACCATTACTTGGAGAAGGCCTTCTTACAAGTGAAAAGGAAATTCACATGCGCCAAAGAAGGCTTATTCAACCTTCTTTCAAAAAGTCTCATATTAGCAATTATGCCCAGGATATGATTGATATAACAATGAACTATATTTCCACTTGGAAAAACAGGGAAGAACGGATTATTACGGAGGATATGATGAGCCTTGCTCTCGGTATCATCAGCAAGACCATGTTCAGTTTGAACCTCAAAGAAGGATATGACGAGCTCGGGGAACCTATAGAAGCATCTATGAGAATTGCTGTTAAAAGGATGAGAACACTTCTTCAATTGCCACTATGGGTTCCGACTAAAAATAACCGTGAATTTAAAAATTCGATACTAAGACTTGATACAGTGATTTATAACATTATTGAAAAACGTAGGGCAGATTCAGAAAGACATGAGGACATGCTTGGGATTTTAATGGATGCTCGAGATGATGAGGATGGCTTAGGTATGACAAACCAGCAGGTACGTGATGAGCTAATGACCATTTTCCTTGCCGGTCACGAAACAACTGCAAACGTGCTTTCCTGGACCTTATACTTGCTTTCACAACACCCTGATGTGGAAACTAAACTTTTCAATGAAATAGATAGCGTAATCGGCAATCGTAACCCTACTCCTGGCGATTATATGAAATTAACGTACACACAAAATATTATCAATGAATCAATGCGCATATACCCTCCTGGCTATATCATATCAAGGAAGGTGGAGGAGGATGTGGTAATAGGAGGATATCATTTTAAAAAAGGCGATATGATCATGTTAAGTCAGTATGTGATGCACCACAAGCCAGAGTATTTTGATAATCCAGAGTCTTTTAATCCAGAGCGATTTGAAAACAACTTTGTGAAAACTCTACCTCAGTTCGCTTACTTTCCGTTTGGCGGAGGGGCAAGAGTTTGTATCGGTAATCATTTCGCAATGATGGAAGCTGTGCTTGTCCTAGCGTGCATTGCTCAACGATATCGGATAAGGCTTGCGCCGGACCATCATGAAGTAAAGCCGCTTCCGTCTATTACACTCAGACCGAAGCGTGGATTGCGCATGGTAGTCGAAGAAAGAAATATAGGAGGTATCCCACCAGAAGATTCTGAAATTCAAAGGAATTAATGAACAAAATTGTCACTCTACACCTAAGGAAGATCCCCACTTAGTTCCATAAAAAGACTGCAGCATCAACCCTAGTTTTTTGAAGTAAACCAGCTAGGCTTCGACACAGTGGATATTGGTTCTTTAAGTGATTCGTGGAGACAACAGCCAGGAACTCCTGCATACTGCACAGAACTAACAAAAGCATTGGAAAAAGCAAATAAAGAAAAGCCCCATACCTACGGGATAAGGTAATAGAAAAGTTATCAGCTTCTAACCTCAAACCCCTCTCAAGTAAAGATATTGTGAATATGAACAGAGAAATATATAATTCATAAAACAAAAAGGTGCACTCAGTTTAAAGTGTACCTTTTTGCATATCCATATATATCCCCATAAAGTTTTGGAAAAATATGTTTACCTCTTTCCTTTATGCCGCCAAACAATCCAGAATATTATTGGTAATTCTGAGAGATTACAAAAGTCCTTCCAGTCCGATCTAATTTTTTTCAAAACAGAATCTAAGTATGATTGTGTTTAAATCTCTCTTCTACTAACCTCCCTCTATAAACATTGTGTATCAACGAGGAAAATGAAGCAGAAGATTTAAACAGAGTATTAAATTCGAACTGTTCCGGAAAAGCATGAAATGACTGCTTTACTTCGGCGAAGATCGGGAATATCAGGCCGATTATAAAACTTGTCCTAAAGATTAATCGGCACCAAGAGCTTTACTAAATGTTGATTAGTTTGGGTAAGGTTTAACCATGATAATCTATCTATAAAAGACAGTGAATATACTGGTTATGAACTTTCAATGGAGATTTTCTTCATTAATCTTTTTAATTTATCTTCTGTAGCTGTTCCCTCTACTGGTGTATAGATACTGCACCTTAAGTCCATGTCCCCCTGGACTTGGAGAGAAGTTAAATTAAACAGCATCTTTCCGGCTTTAGCATGTCTAAATTCAATCATCATTTCTGGAGCTTTGCTCACTTGACTTTCTTGCCATAAAGATTGAAATTCCGGGTGGGAATCACTCATTTCTTTAATGAATAGGTTATACCATTCATCCCCTAAGTAGTGACCATAATAGGCACGAAAAATGGCAAGAAACCCTTTAACAAAATGCTCCCAATTCACAGCTAATGCTTTTAATTCTTTTCTTGTAAATATTAGATGGATCAAATTTCGTTGGTCATCCGGGAGTTGTTCAAAATCTAAAAATACATGAGCAGCAGCATTGTTCCAGCCTACAATATGACAATGTCGATCTGTAATGATAGTAGGACAATACGTTAACTCAGCTAAAATTCTTTCCAAAGAAGGACTTAGTTTTGGCTGATCCTTCTTTCGATGAATAATGGATGATTTCACTTCTAAAGCTAAATCATATAGATACTCCCGTTCATCATTATTTAATTGTAGAGCTGTAGATATGCAATCCAATACGCTTGTGGAGACCTTTATATCCCGTCCTTGCTCTAGCCACGTATACCAAGTAGTACTGACTCCCGCCAAATGTGCAACTTCTTCTCTTCGTAAGCCAGGTGTTCTTCTCCGTGTACCAGCAGGTATACCTATAGATTCAGGCTTTATTTGGGATCGCTTCGATTTCAAAAATGAAGACAAAGCTTCAAGCCTGGTTTTATCATTCATTTCTAAAGCCCCCTTCATAACAATTTAACCTAGTAGTTATTATACCAGGATAAACACTCACTTGTAATAGGATAACCCCGAAGTATAATACAAGTATACTATTCATTTGGAGTGATGAAAAATGGAAAGAGTCGTTATTACAGGAATGGGAGTAGTCTCTCCTATTGGAAACAACGTAGAAAAATTTTGGAGGAATCTGACTGAAGGGAAGTCTGGCATTTCCACTATTGATACATTTGACGTAAGTAATCATAAAGCAAAAATTGCAGGAATTATTCGTGATTTTAATGCAGATGAGATCTTAGGAAAAAATGAAGCACGACGTCTAGATCGCTTTACTCAATTTGCTTTGGCTGCTGCTGAACAAGCTTGGACTGATTCTGATTTAGATATTGATGATGTCAATCTGGAAAGACTTGGCGTATATGTTGGTTCGGGGATAGGAGGAATTGAAACATTTATTGATAATGTGGATACTCTTCGAGAGAAAGGTCCAAGAAGAGTCAGTCCAACCCTGGTACCAGCCATGATTTCAAATGCTGCCGCGGCCCAAATTAGTATTAAGTGGAACGCAATGGGACCTACTATGTCACCTGTTTCTGCTTGTGCGATCGGTAATACAGCTATTGGTGAAGCATTCAGACTTATTCGATTTGGAGAAGCTGATGCCGTTTTTGCAGGAGGAGCAGAGGCAGCTATAACAGATTTATCTTTAGCTAGTTTTGGCAATGCTACAGCATTATCAACGAGAAACGATAATCCAACTAAAGCTAGCCGTCCTTTTGATGTAGATCGAGATGGATTTGTCATGTCAGAAGGAGCAGGAATTTTAATCTTGGAATCTTTGTCTCACGCTTTACGTAGAAACGCAAAAATTCACGCTGAAGTCATTGGGTATGGTGCAAGTTCTGATGCCTATCATATGGTGGCTACACACCCAGAAGGTAAAGGAGCCTATCTTGCAATGAAAATGGCTTTGAAAAGCGCAAATATTTCTCCTGAAGAGATTGATGTCATTAGCGCTCATGCAACAAGTACAGAAGTTGGAGATCGTTCTGAGACACTGGCAATCAAAAAACTATTTGAATCAAAAGCTTATCAAATCCCAATAACAGCTAATAAATCTATGCTTGGCCACATGTTAGGAGCAGCTGGAGGCGTGGAAGCAATTGCTTTGGCAAAAAGTTTAAAGGAAGGAATCATTCCTCCAACCATCAACTTGGAAAAGCCTGACTCATTATGTGATTTAGATTATGTACCGGGTATTGCCCGTAAGATGGAAATAAATACTGGTCTATCCAATTCATTTGGTTTTGGAGGCCATAATGCAGCAATCGTTTTAAAAAAATACGAGTGAATTAACTCTCGCATCGTATTTTTAAATGAAAGATCCTCAAGAGAAACTATGTTAGTTACCATAATGGGTCACTACGAAAAAGCCCTTTTTTCTTGAGGGCTTTTCTTATGTTCATAAAGCCATATTTTTTAAATACCTATTAGCAACATCGACTAATTTAGTTAACAAAACAGTTAAGGTAAACAACAAACGTGTTTTTAAGCAAGAAAATGAAGGTGTTAATTATTTATTTTTATCAAAGGAATGTATTGCTCAATACTATTACTTCTACAACGATATTTTGATTAAAAAAGGCGACCTTCTTTATCCAAGTAAGTGGATCAAAAACGATGGTTTCACTCTCTATCCAATAGCTAATTTTGATCCAGATGATTATGAATATATATTTTATCCCGATTTCCATACAATAGATATGCAAGAGGTTCTAAATACATTTACAGAAATAAAATTGGAAGACGATTTTCGATCACTGTTGGCATTAGATGAATTACCTGCATCAGTGGAAAAGATGATTAGAGAAGTGATTGAGCTCCTAGATCGAATTACTGAACTAAGGTATGCATTACAAGACTGGAGTCGCTTAGACTTCTTTTCAATGAGTAAACCATTACCTAGAGTGAAACGGGATTACCGGTTTGTTTACAAATACGACTCAGACGACACTTCATTTTATAAATTACCAGTTGGTTTAAGAAATGCTAAAGGTGTAGGTGGAGAAAGCATTTATCATAAAGCAGAAAAAGGGACAAGTCTGAAGAAGTTTGGGAAAAAGAAGAATAGATTTATGCAATTGATAAACTAATAAAGTTATATACATATTGCTCATTATGCCAGGGTTTTTCCTGTTTTTTTATTTATCTACATCACTCTTTCAACTAAATTGATATTATGTTGAAAGAGTGGATTTCTTTTTAAGACCCCTACTCCGCTGTTAAAATACAAATACATTAGGATAAAATATGTAAGCAGCATAAGACGTGTTTGTATACTACGAAAAGGGCAATCTAATGATTCCCCTTCTGCTCATTTCTTTTAAACTTGTGCTTTCGCTTTCTCATACTATTTAGCGTAGGCGCAGGCTATTGACTCCACGGTAGGTGACATACCAAAATGCGCAGTAATCATTTACCCGTTTGTCTTTGGTGAAATTTATTTTATTGTTAGGAAAATAACATACATCAAAAACAACAAAATAATATACCTATCAAAGAATTTGACTTTTTCACTTTGAAAATGATTATTTTTTATTACTTTTATAAATAAGAAAGTTAATATAGCTAGAAAAAGTATTAAACCAGTTATGGTATTAATTGGAGACACCATTACCTTAAAATAAGTTTCAGTAACCTTTTCTGGGAAATGCATTAAGATCCTCAATGTTTCATTCACTAAAAAGTGAAAAAAGATAGCCGGAATAATACTTTCAGTATAGATAGTTACTAGTGCAAAAGAGATACCCATTACAAATGCAAAAACCAAATTCCCAACCGTCATATGGTAAATGCTAAAAATAAGAGCACTTAAAATTATTGCCGGTTTTATGTTCATTCTCTGATATTCTTTTAATAATATGCCTCTAAAAAGAATTTCTTCACTAATAGCTACTGAAAAGCCAATCATAATAATGCTGTAAAAACTTATGTTTTTACTACTCTCCATAAGTGTACTAACAATTTTTTCAGCAGAAAGCCATTCGCCAGTTAGTAGATAATATTGAATCCTACCGAATATCACAGATAGCATGTGAACTACAATACCCATTAAAATACCAAGAAGAATATATTTTATATGTACCTTTTTAAGCCGAATGCTAGATAAGGTTATTTTCTTCTTTTTTAAGAAAAGAAAAAGCACATAGATAATTACCAGTTTACTTAAAAAGAAAAATAATTGTTTGTTTATTTGTAAAGAAAGTTCTTGTAATACAATTTCCACAAGAGGAAAAATAACCATAATTAGTATTGTTATATAAAATATAAAGCGATGAGTTTGCTTAATATTAGTACCCATTCTTACCCCTTTGTTATACGAAAATTTCAAATTCTAAAATGCAAACCCTTATTCTAAAAAGGGTTTGCATTTTCACTATTTTTAATTTATTTTGTTGCTACTTTTTTATATTTAATGTAGGTTTCATTTCTTTTTTCTGTTTTTATCAAATTACCAGTTGGGTTATAGGTTTTTAGTGTTCCAGTCAATTTCCATGTTTCTTTGTATTGGTCCCATTTTTTCGTTGCCGAGTATACCCTTTCTCCACCACCAGAAACAGCTATTATATCTTTTATTTCCACCTTAAAGCTAAGGTTAATACTCCATGTTGTAGTATCAGTTATTTTTTTGTGAAAGACTCTTGATTGTCTTGTATCTGTGGCTGTTTTCCAAGTATATTGATTACAAGTAGCACACATTATAGATATACCATTTTCAATATTAGTCATTTCTCCTGTTTTCTCATCTACAAGAACGGGTATTTCTTGACCTAAAAGTACATCAGTACCTAATAGAGTTGTATCTTCTGTCGGAAACTCACCTGGTTGGCTTCCCTCTTTTGTTAAATCAACCTCTTTAGTAGGAGAACTTGCAAAGGTTGATGTTGGATTAAATCCAAACAAAAACATAGGAATTATTAATATAAGATATAATAACTTCTTCAATTCCTCACCCCATCTAATATTTTTTTAAAAGACCTACAATGATTTTGCATAAACATTCGTCTTTTTTAAATTATCAATTAATCTCGCGTATATATTTCTAGGTATTAATTGCAATTTAATATAAATTAAAAGACGCCACTCACTGCTCTCCCTCATTATTGTAAATTTTACCATATAAGTATTTATTTTTTCACTTAATTAAAAAGTATACTAAGTCTTGAAATAATGAAAGTAGTAGTTTGCATTATAAGATTTAAAAGGTTTTATTAAGAATGTAAGTTACCTCACAAGTTTTACCTTCACACCTCCCGTGAATCCAACCTGATTAAACCTACCTTTACCTTAGTTCGACATTTTATTTTCCTCCCTCACACATCGAAAAAGACAGCCACCCCCGGCTGTCTTTTTCATTTCTATTAATTTATGAAAGCAGGTATCTTATGAACAAAACAAAAAAGAAGACAATTGGTGAAATGACAAATAGCCGGATGCGCTGGGCCTTTGACCCCTCAACTCGTGTTATTAAAAACAAAAAAGGAAAAGGTTCTTATAACCGGAAAAAAGAGCAATCCTATTGAGGATGCTCTTATTTTTTTCTTATTCGATTATTTCTTCATGGCGGTAAGGTAGCTCAATTTCCCGTAAGATAGGTACTTGATCTCCTGCTGTTTTTAGTATTGTTTTTACATACACAGCTTGTAGTGGTTGGAAGATATCAGTTGAAAAATTAAACTTCTCAGATAGGCCTTCGTCAAAATACAATTCGTGTTTAACCGTATAATCATTGAATGGTGGGCACCCTACTGGTGTTGTAACCTTTGGAGAATCAATATTGGCAAACCTTCGATCTGTTCCCTCTAAAGAAAACTTCGTTACAAATTCAGCGGTATCTTGTGAATACTCTCTGTACTCAACAATGATATCTTGGAACCCATACATAAACACCCTCTTATTATCATTGCGGAACCAGTACGGCTGCTTAACTTTGATTTGCAACTCTGTCACTTCCCTTTTAGGAAATGAGAATACCAGCTTCCCTGCTTCTGCAATTTCTTCCGGGACCTCCGTATTGTTCACTTGTTTTGTAGGGTATGTTTCTATCCTACGCCACTCCCCATTTTGATTCTTATATTTTTCCTTGTCCACGATAGTTTTCCGAAGTAAACAAATATAAGCCTTATCGCTCTTATGGTATTGCACCACAAGTTATCTTTTATCATCAAAATAAACAAGGTTAAATTTTTCTTCGATTAAGAAAGTGACCATAAAAAAGATCTAGTGCAGATGACTAGATTCTCTTTTTAATATCTTCCCTTATCGATTCAATGATAGTACCTGATAAATTTGCTGGAAGAGATGAACCATCCTCAAAAACCCATGTATTTATTATTTCAAGATCTTCTTTTTTAAAAGTAATGCTATAATCTTTATGATTGTGAGTAAAATCGGCTGTAACCGATTCTTCACCATCAAACTCGTCATCAATAATCATATTTTTTATTTCAAATGGTTTCACGATGTAATCTCCTTTTTATCGTTCTTGTATATAGAATTGGCTTTATATGATTGTTTATTCATTTTTTACAGCAAATTAAAAACCGAAGGGTTATTTCAGGAGATGAAAGCATTAAAACCATTCAGAAATCAAAATGTCGGTACCATCAAATAAGCGTCAAGAAAAGAAAAAACATGTAGGTAACTAATTCATCCTTAATTAAAGATTGCGTTTAATATATAAAGTCAATAAAACATAAAATCCACATAAAATGATTAGCTTCATGATCACCTTCACCTAATCCGTTTATCACAATCGATTAAATATGACTTCGCTTTCACTGACTGTTCCGGGAACACATGACGTGATACTTTACCACGGTGAAGAATCGGAATTTCAGGCTGTTGATATAAAACTTGTTTTAATATAGGAGTATTAATAGGCAAAAAACTACGGATTAGAGGAAAACCGGAGCAAATATAAAAGGAAATAAATTGCACTATTAAATGTGCCCTCCTGGCAAAACAACATTAAAACAAGCGTTACTTACTGATCAAAGTAAGTAACGCCTGTCTTCCAATCCTTACCCAAGCAATGATTAGTGGGTATTTTTTCTTTCTTACGTTAACACAGGAACTAACTAATGGCCTTATTAGGATTCCCCATCTCCATTATCAAAAAATGAATCAAATCCCCCATCAAAATCCTCTGTTGCCTCTTCAAACATTTCCTCAATATCAAAACCTTCCAACATCTCAGTAAATAGCATCGTCCCTAAAACACCCACTGCCAATCCACCAACCATTCCAGGTATAGCGTTAAATTGGGAAGCGCGAACATTATGCTGGTTTGCGGAATAAGAGAAGGGCTGTGTAAAAGCATAAGGCTGATCAATAGCTTCCGTTATATTTTTTGCTAGTAGTTTTTCAAGTCCGGCTTCATGTTCAAGAACATTTTGATTTAAATGAAACTCACGTTTTGCTTCAATTTCCTTGTAGCCGCTTTTACAGTCAACTTCCATCCAGACCCGGATACCTGATTCTTCATTGGCAAAACGCATTTCAACTTCATTTACTTGTCCCATGAATTGTTGAGTGGGGAAAAAAGCAAATTCCTGTCCATATTGGTCGAGTTTACCCGAGTCGGCTGTCTCGCGAAAACCTAATTGAGCCATTGCATTAAAAATGGCTTGAATAGAATTCTGGGGTTGGATGACTAGCCGGTCTACATCTTTGCGGTCAACCCCACCCTCAATATCAAGATGTGTATCCAGATAGTATGAGACAGTTCCCCTTGAAATAGGTATATTCGTAGGCAGGACGTAATGAAAAGGAATGACCTTACGTTCTTTGGGGTGAATACAATCACGATTAACTAATGGTATATGGGCAACTTCCTTAGAAACGCTTCCTTGTTTTAATACCACATTCATCATAAGCCGGACAGTCAATTGATTAATGTTCTGTTCCACCTCACCACCTTGAATGACAACCTCCCCTTGAATGCTTTCTCCCGCTTGATAATTACGATTATCACATTGTAAGTCTACAGTTGCGGCTCCTTTTCCTAAACTTGCTAAAATCTTTTTGAACATGCTACCTCTTCCCTTCGAAATTATCTCAAACCGTCTTAAGAATATGTAAATAAAAAGTCGCGTAATAAGAAATAGCAAGAAATCTATTCGCATTTAAGGAAACTTCTAAATTACACCTATAGAAATACGTCGAAATATGAAAATAGTTTCAAATGAATTTACTGCCGTAGGTGATTTTGATAAAAGGAGTAAGTAAAACACCCCCTTAAATGCATGCGCTTACATTTAATTCCGCATTGACACTTCTCTTTTTGTCAACAGTTCCGTTCATAATAAAAACGAAAGGCAACACTAAGATTTAAATAATTTCAGTTCATTTAAATCTTACTGGGGCAAAGTAATAGTCCTTGCTAATATATAGTAATAATAGACTTCACTTACAACTAAATAGATGCAAGAACCATTACAATTTCTGGATTAAGGATTGTAACTCATCTTGAAGGTTTCCTTTCGAAAAAGCAGAGTGCAGAATTTCATGAACAGTATTTAAGGAAATTTGTAGTTTTTCTTCACCTATTCTAGTTAAACGTGTGTAAATACCTCGTCGATCATCTTCGCATATTTGTCTTTGTAAAACGCCGCAGCTTTTTGCTTCCAGTCTGACTACCAGCCTAGATATAGCACTTTGACTTAATCCTACCATCTCTTGTAATTGTTGTAGCCTCAATTGTTTTTCGCTTGTTTTGGATAAAAAGTATAGAACGTAAAACTCTTTTAACGAAAGGTTATGATTTTTTTGCAAAGCACTTTCCAGTTCATTCGTAATGCTCATTTGAATATTAGTAAGAGATAGCCAATTATCTAAATACTTCTTTTCTTGGTTGTTTTTCATGCACATTCCACCCTGTTCTATCCTTTATAATTAAAATTGATAATCTTCATTCAATTAAATTGTTCTAATTCATTAAAAATTAATTTTCCCAAGCCGAAATTTAATGATTTAACTTTTTGAAAAGTACGTGCCATATTGGCAGTTTCCATGTTGTTAAATTGTTCTCTTCATTTTAGACGAGTTTCTTCTTTTTGTCTAAGTTTGAATTATTCCATAAAAAAAACAGTCAAAATGACTGCTCCTTTTTTCATGAGTTCAGTGTAACTGAACAGGATCCAATTTCATTTCCACCCCAGTTTAGTGAAAGCTTGTCTTGGTCTGAAAGAGGTCCTACACCACTTGGAGTACCTGTAAAAATAATATCTCCTTTCCCAAGTCCAAAATGCTCTTCTGTAAATTCTATAATCGTTTGCAAATCAAATAGTAAGTCTTTAATATTTCCGACTTGTACACGCTCTCCATTCTTTAACAAGGAAAAATCTAATTGTTCACATGCTTCGACACCTGGAAATGGAATGAAATCACTAACAACAGCTGAATTTTTGAAACCTTTAGCCAAAAGCCAAGGGTGCTGTTTCTGTTTTAACTGTGATTGAACATCTCTAAGTGTTAAATCCAACCCAATTGCCATCGCATCAACCATTTCATCTACTTTCATTCCTGGTTCGTACTGCTTTGCGATATGTATGACAAGTTCAGTTTCAAAATGAACGGAACCCTGATTACCCGGCAAAGCAATTGACTGACCTTTTGCTTCAACAAGCGAATGAGTTGGTTTTGAAAATAAAAAAGGGGACGTTGGGATTTCATTATTCAACTCTTTTGCATGCAAGGCATAGTTTCGACCTACACAATAAATATTTTTAATGTCTTTCCTCATAAAACTCACTCTTTTCTTTTTAGAAATTAAAATTAATGAATGGCTCTTTTCGTAAAAATTGTTGTTTTTAAAACAATACGATTTAAGGTTGATTGGAGCGCAAGTGCGAGACTCCTGCGGGAGCAGCGGGACAGGTGAGACCCCACAGGCGTTTAGCCGAGGAGGCTCACCGCCCGCCCCGCGGAAAGCGAGCATCTGGAGGGGAAATCAACCACACCGCTTTACTTGGTAAATAGCAACAAAATATGAGAAAACAGCCTAATGAATAGTAAAAGGTAAATATTAAGAAATGATTGCCACTTTCCCTAGTCATGACAATCGTCGTTTAATAGTCAGCCAGATTAATAATCACAAATTCAAATAAGAAAAAATCCTCAGATTTAAGTATATTTTATATTTTTCTGACTCTTTATACAACCGTTATACCTGTTAAAAGAAAATCCATTTCGATAACATGATTTCATCTCCGTACAATATGTAAACATAATCATAACGGATTAGAAGAATCGCTATAAAGAAATTTTTCACATTCTTTGGGTGAACATACCAGATTTATTGCGTTCTCTTCTTTTGCCTTTATAAAGTGTTTCCTAGTTCGACTGCATAATTCGTGCGAGTTCTTTTTCTAAAACAGCGGGCTCGTTTGCGTAATTGTAAATACCTAAAAACTTCTCTATAGCCTCTGGATGGGAACTGATCAGCTTGTTGACAGCTTCCTGTTGTTCAGATATGCGTTCATTCTTCGAAATTTGGCATCCCATGTGAAACCGAACCATAAACTCATCTTCTATTGCCTTTTGATATTCTTTAGACATTTGATTTGATGTATTGGATTGCCCCTTATATTTTAATAGAATATTGGATAATATACGTGCTCCACATATAGCATCATGGATCCCCTGCGCCATGCCAGGATCTTTAAAACAAACCGCATCACCAACCAACGCCCATCCTTTTCCCATTCCCTTATACCAGTAATTATCATATCCCAGTATACCTTTGACAGGTTCAGCGATTTCAGCATCTTCCAAGCGAGCTCCAATTGTTGTATTAGGAAAGTTATCTGTCAAGAGATTGCGCAGACAGCTTTCCGGATTTAATTTCAACCGTTCTATCAATTCCTTATTTTCTAATGAGAAAATGCCGACAATAACATATAAATCATCATTCGTCGGAAAGAGAATGGCTGTGTTATCTTTTCTCTTGTATACTTCAAATTTAGGGACATCATCGTGGCGAAATCCAGAAAAATACCCAAAATAGATGCCGACTGTTGCCGGAATACTTGTTTTGAGTTCACTTTTTACCAGCTTGCGAATAATTGAGGATCGGCCGTCTGCCCCCACTACCAGGC
This sequence is a window from Brevibacillus sp. JNUCC-41. Protein-coding genes within it:
- a CDS encoding cytochrome P450; translation: MSDTDFSNDSPKGPKGRLITGHSKEFTSDTLGFLTRLANEYGEVAKIRFGPFQNVYFISNPDLIKQVLVTKQKSFLKSNDFQALKPLLGEGLLTSEKEIHMRQRRLIQPSFKKSHISNYAQDMIDITMNYISTWKNREERIITEDMMSLALGIISKTMFSLNLKEGYDELGEPIEASMRIAVKRMRTLLQLPLWVPTKNNREFKNSILRLDTVIYNIIEKRRADSERHEDMLGILMDARDDEDGLGMTNQQVRDELMTIFLAGHETTANVLSWTLYLLSQHPDVETKLFNEIDSVIGNRNPTPGDYMKLTYTQNIINESMRIYPPGYIISRKVEEDVVIGGYHFKKGDMIMLSQYVMHHKPEYFDNPESFNPERFENNFVKTLPQFAYFPFGGGARVCIGNHFAMMEAVLVLACIAQRYRIRLAPDHHEVKPLPSITLRPKRGLRMVVEERNIGGIPPEDSEIQRN
- a CDS encoding helix-turn-helix transcriptional regulator — translated: MNDKTRLEALSSFLKSKRSQIKPESIGIPAGTRRRTPGLRREEVAHLAGVSTTWYTWLEQGRDIKVSTSVLDCISTALQLNNDEREYLYDLALEVKSSIIHRKKDQPKLSPSLERILAELTYCPTIITDRHCHIVGWNNAAAHVFLDFEQLPDDQRNLIHLIFTRKELKALAVNWEHFVKGFLAIFRAYYGHYLGDEWYNLFIKEMSDSHPEFQSLWQESQVSKAPEMMIEFRHAKAGKMLFNLTSLQVQGDMDLRCSIYTPVEGTATEDKLKRLMKKISIESS
- the fabF gene encoding beta-ketoacyl-ACP synthase II, coding for MERVVITGMGVVSPIGNNVEKFWRNLTEGKSGISTIDTFDVSNHKAKIAGIIRDFNADEILGKNEARRLDRFTQFALAAAEQAWTDSDLDIDDVNLERLGVYVGSGIGGIETFIDNVDTLREKGPRRVSPTLVPAMISNAAAAQISIKWNAMGPTMSPVSACAIGNTAIGEAFRLIRFGEADAVFAGGAEAAITDLSLASFGNATALSTRNDNPTKASRPFDVDRDGFVMSEGAGILILESLSHALRRNAKIHAEVIGYGASSDAYHMVATHPEGKGAYLAMKMALKSANISPEEIDVISAHATSTEVGDRSETLAIKKLFESKAYQIPITANKSMLGHMLGAAGGVEAIALAKSLKEGIIPPTINLEKPDSLCDLDYVPGIARKMEINTGLSNSFGFGGHNAAIVLKKYE
- a CDS encoding CPBP family intramembrane glutamic endopeptidase translates to MGTNIKQTHRFIFYITILIMVIFPLVEIVLQELSLQINKQLFFFLSKLVIIYVLFLFLKKKKITLSSIRLKKVHIKYILLGILMGIVVHMLSVIFGRIQYYLLTGEWLSAEKIVSTLMESSKNISFYSIIMIGFSVAISEEILFRGILLKEYQRMNIKPAIILSALIFSIYHMTVGNLVFAFVMGISFALVTIYTESIIPAIFFHFLVNETLRILMHFPEKVTETYFKVMVSPINTITGLILFLAILTFLFIKVIKNNHFQSEKVKFFDRYIILLFLMYVIFLTIK
- the arfA gene encoding alternative ribosome rescue factor ArfA, coding for MNKTKKKTIGEMTNSRMRWAFDPSTRVIKNKKGKGSYNRKKEQSY
- a CDS encoding sporulation protein, producing MFKKILASLGKGAATVDLQCDNRNYQAGESIQGEVVIQGGEVEQNINQLTVRLMMNVVLKQGSVSKEVAHIPLVNRDCIHPKERKVIPFHYVLPTNIPISRGTVSYYLDTHLDIEGGVDRKDVDRLVIQPQNSIQAIFNAMAQLGFRETADSGKLDQYGQEFAFFPTQQFMGQVNEVEMRFANEESGIRVWMEVDCKSGYKEIEAKREFHLNQNVLEHEAGLEKLLAKNITEAIDQPYAFTQPFSYSANQHNVRASQFNAIPGMVGGLAVGVLGTMLFTEMLEGFDIEEMFEEATEDFDGGFDSFFDNGDGES
- a CDS encoding MarR family winged helix-turn-helix transcriptional regulator; translated protein: MKNNQEKKYLDNWLSLTNIQMSITNELESALQKNHNLSLKEFYVLYFLSKTSEKQLRLQQLQEMVGLSQSAISRLVVRLEAKSCGVLQRQICEDDRRGIYTRLTRIGEEKLQISLNTVHEILHSAFSKGNLQDELQSLIQKL